A genomic region of Octopus sinensis linkage group LG2, ASM634580v1, whole genome shotgun sequence contains the following coding sequences:
- the LOC115224564 gene encoding uncharacterized protein LOC115224564, with amino-acid sequence MDDTPSIEEVNLALCKLRSDKAPGLDSIPVQILKVGEDRISFEIHNLITRVWNESSVPQELINGILISVHKGKGPKAVCDNSRGITLLAHTGKILSRIMSDRLVENVRPHGIPEEQCGFRPERRTMDMIFSVKQVQEKCLEE; translated from the coding sequence ATGGATGATACACCTTCCATTGAAGAAGTAAATCTGGCATTATGTAAACTGAGATCAGATAAAGCTCCTGGATTGGATAGTATTCCAGTTCAAATACTGAAAGTAGGTGAGGATCGTATTTCGTTTGAAATTCATAACCTGATAACTCGAGTTTGGAATGAATCTTCTGTGCCACAAGAATTGATAAATGGCATTCTAATCTCTGTACACAAGGGTAAGGGCCCGAAAGCAGTGTGTGATAATTCTAGAGGGATAACTCTTCTGGCACATACCGGGAAGATACTTTCAAGGATCATGTCAGATCGTCTTGTTGAGAATGTGCGTCCACATGGGATTCCTGAAGAACAGTGTGGTTTCAGACCTGAGCGAAGAACAATGGACATGATATTTTCTGTGAAGCAGGTTCAAGAGAAATGCTTAGAGGAATAA